The proteins below are encoded in one region of Cololabis saira isolate AMF1-May2022 chromosome 11, fColSai1.1, whole genome shotgun sequence:
- the cldn5b gene encoding claudin-5b: MLTACLESFGLALSVVGSLLVMVACGLPMWKVTAFIESNIVVAQTMWDGLWMSCVVQSTGQMQCKVHDSVLALTQDLQTARALTVVSAVLGIVAMAVTVAGAQCTNCLREEAVKARVVRAGGVLYILSALFVLVPLCWMANNIIVDFHDPQVPAAKKREIGAAIYVGWAAAALLLIGGSMLCCSFTQLLQGGYTIKYAPTKSITTAADFDKKHYV, from the coding sequence ATGCTGACGGCGTGTCTCGAGTCCTTCGGCCTGGCGCTCAGCGTCGTGGGCTCCCTGCTCGTGATGGTGGCGTGCGGGCTGCCCATGTGGAAAGTGACGGCGTTCATCGAGTCCAACATCGTGGTGGCACAGACCATGTGGGACGGCCTGTGGATGTCGTGCGTGGTGCAGAGCACGGGCCAGATGCAGTGCAAGGTGCACGACTCGGTGCTGGCGCTCACGCAGGACCTGCAGACGGCGCGGGCGCTCACCGTGGTGTCGGCCGTGCTGGGCATCGTGGCCATGGCCGTGACCGTGGCGGGGGCGCAGTGCACTAACTGCCTCCGGGAGGAGGCGGTGAAGGCGCGGGTGGTGCGCGCCGGCGGGGTGCTCTACATCCTGAGCGCGCTCTTCGTGCTGGTGCCGCTGTGCTGGATGGCCAACAACATCATCGTGGACTTCCACGACCCGCAGGTCCCCGCTGCCAAGAAGCGCGAGATCGGCGCGGCCATCTACGTGGGCTGGGCGGCCGCGGCGCTGCTGCTGATCGGGGGGTCGATGCTGTGCTGCTCCTTCACCCAGCTGCTGCAGGGCGGATACACCATCAAGTACGCGCCCACCAAGAGCATCACGACTGCTGCGGACTTCGACAAGAAACACTACGTGTGA